A DNA window from Calditrichota bacterium contains the following coding sequences:
- the rlmN gene encoding 23S rRNA (adenine(2503)-C(2))-methyltransferase RlmN, producing METEPGKRQLVGMSMEELEQFACSMGEKPFRGRQLFAWLYNKRARDFAEMTDISKPLRLRLAEVAEIGLLRVVAVVSSRDGGTRKFLFELGDGERIESVYIREAERHTLCVSTQVGCALGCRFCATGRMGFRRNLSAGEIVDQVLLVEREVGEEVSNLVLMGMGEPLLNYENVIAACELVRHERGLAIGHRRIVISTAGWVPGIMRLAEEGHRFKLAISLNATTDEQRRALMPVAERYPLQELLNAVIFYFRRSGRRPTFEYVLLAGVNDSPEDARRLRELLKQVPCKVNLIPYNPTDDHFRRPTAERIEAFRQGLAPLKAPVIVRWSKGDDIQAACGQLATSRKGEHA from the coding sequence ATGGAGACCGAGCCGGGCAAGAGACAACTCGTCGGCATGAGCATGGAGGAGCTGGAGCAGTTTGCCTGCAGCATGGGCGAGAAGCCTTTCCGCGGGCGGCAACTGTTCGCTTGGCTCTACAACAAGCGGGCGCGCGACTTTGCCGAGATGACCGACATCTCCAAGCCCTTGCGGCTGCGGCTGGCCGAAGTGGCCGAAATTGGCCTCCTGAGGGTTGTGGCGGTGGTGTCCTCGCGAGACGGAGGCACGCGCAAGTTCCTGTTTGAACTCGGCGATGGCGAGCGCATCGAAAGCGTGTACATTCGCGAGGCGGAGCGCCACACGCTCTGTGTCTCCACACAGGTGGGCTGTGCCTTGGGCTGCCGATTCTGCGCCACCGGGCGCATGGGCTTTCGCCGCAACCTGTCGGCAGGGGAGATTGTGGACCAGGTGCTGCTCGTGGAGCGCGAGGTGGGGGAGGAGGTGAGCAACCTGGTGCTGATGGGCATGGGCGAGCCGCTGCTCAACTATGAAAACGTGATCGCCGCCTGTGAGCTTGTGCGCCACGAGCGCGGCTTGGCCATCGGCCATCGACGCATCGTCATCTCCACCGCTGGCTGGGTGCCCGGCATCATGAGGCTGGCAGAGGAGGGACACCGCTTCAAACTGGCCATTTCCCTGAACGCCACCACTGACGAACAGCGCCGGGCGCTCATGCCGGTAGCAGAGCGCTACCCACTGCAGGAACTCCTCAACGCCGTGATTTTCTACTTCCGCCGCTCCGGCCGCAGGCCGACCTTCGAGTATGTGCTGCTGGCAGGGGTGAACGACTCGCCAGAGGACGCCAGGCGGTTGCGCGAGTTGCTGAAGCAGGTGCCATGCAAAGTGAACCTCATCCCCTACAATCCCACGGACGACCATTTCCGCCGACCGACCGCCGAGCGCATTGAGGCGTTTCGGCAGGGGTTAGCGCCCTTGAAGGCGCCGGTCATTGTGCGCTGGAGCAAGGGGGATGACATCCAGGCGGCGTGCGGCCAGCTTGCCACTTCGCGAAAGGGGGAGCACGCCTGA
- a CDS encoding MoxR family ATPase — MAPAQPQKRDLEIVEQLKEAHDRITTEIGKVIVGQRQVIDELLISLLSRGHCLLIGVPGLAKTLLISTLARVLNLSFSRIQFTPDLMPSDITGTEVIEEDVSTGRKTFKFVRGPVFANIVLADEVNRTPPKTQAALLQAMQEHEVSVAGQTYKLDEPFFVLATQNPIEQEGTYPLPEAQLDRFMFSLWVDYPAAEEEEQIVRSTTSAYTAELHKVLDAQEIVALQDLVRRVPVADAVIHYAVELVRKTRPNHDGAPQFIRDWISWGAGPRASQYLILGAKTRAILDGRPTPDIADVRAVTLPVLRHRLVTNFNAEADGVGTEEIVRRLLDSTGA, encoded by the coding sequence ATGGCCCCTGCGCAACCCCAAAAACGCGACTTGGAGATTGTGGAGCAGCTCAAGGAAGCGCACGACCGCATCACTACTGAAATCGGCAAGGTCATTGTCGGTCAGCGGCAGGTCATCGACGAGCTGCTGATTTCGTTGCTCTCGCGCGGGCACTGCCTGCTCATCGGGGTGCCTGGCTTAGCCAAGACGTTGCTCATCAGCACGCTGGCGCGGGTGCTGAACTTGTCCTTCTCGCGCATCCAGTTCACCCCAGACCTGATGCCCTCCGACATCACAGGTACCGAAGTGATTGAGGAGGACGTGAGCACGGGGCGGAAGACCTTCAAGTTTGTACGCGGACCGGTATTTGCCAATATCGTACTTGCCGATGAGGTGAACCGGACGCCGCCCAAGACGCAGGCGGCCTTGTTGCAAGCCATGCAGGAGCATGAGGTGTCGGTGGCCGGGCAGACCTACAAGCTGGACGAGCCTTTCTTCGTGCTCGCCACCCAAAACCCCATCGAGCAAGAGGGCACCTACCCTCTGCCCGAGGCGCAGCTTGACCGCTTCATGTTCAGCCTGTGGGTCGATTATCCGGCCGCCGAGGAGGAGGAGCAGATCGTGCGCTCCACCACCAGCGCCTACACCGCGGAGCTGCATAAGGTTCTGGACGCTCAGGAAATTGTCGCGTTGCAGGACTTGGTGCGGCGTGTGCCGGTCGCCGATGCGGTCATTCACTACGCGGTGGAGCTAGTGCGCAAAACTCGCCCCAACCACGACGGTGCGCCGCAGTTCATCCGCGACTGGATAAGTTGGGGAGCAGGACCGCGTGCCTCCCAATACCTCATCCTCGGCGCGAAGACGCGCGCCATCCTGGACGGTCGGCCAACCCCGGACATTGCCGACGTGCGGGCGGTGACTTTGCCCGTGCTGCGCCACCGCCTGGTGACCAATTTCAACGCCGAGGCAGATGGCGTGGGCACTGAGGAGATTGTCCGCCGGCTTCTGGACTCTACCGGAGCATGA